A region from the Anomaloglossus baeobatrachus isolate aAnoBae1 chromosome 11, aAnoBae1.hap1, whole genome shotgun sequence genome encodes:
- the SLC25A33 gene encoding solute carrier family 25 member 33, with product MAQSKDTLLHLLAGGCAGTVGAIVTCPLEVIKTRLQSSGIALQPVYYSQVQLGTLSGGGVVRPTTSVSPSVLQVLKSILEKEGPKSLFRGLGPNLIGVAPSRAVYFASYSKAKEQFNGIFVPNSSLVHMCSAGCAAFVTNTMMNPIWMVKTRMQLERRVRDSKQMNGLQCARYVYQTEGIRGFYRGLTASYAGISETIICFVIYEWLKKHLEELHLSAGNAGTGEKTSANFLGLMFAAAFSKGCASCIAYPHEVIRTRLREEGSKYRTFCQTARLVAREEGYAAFYRGLLAQLFRQIPNTAIVLSTYELLVYFLRDKPK from the exons GTGTGCGGGTACGGTGGGCGCCATTGTCACGTGTCCCCTGGAGGTGATTAAGACCCGATTACAGTCCTCAGGAATCGCCCTCCAGCCTGTGTACTACTCTCAGGTTCAGCTGGGGACCCTCAGCGGAGGAGGAGTCGTGCGGCCCACCACGTCCGTCTCCCCCAGTGTACTGCAGGTTCTCAA ATCCATCCTTGAAAAAGAAGGACCAAAATCTCTTTTCCGAGGACTGGGTCCTAATCTGATCGGTGTGGCCCCTTCCAG GGCCGTCTACTTTGCATCTTACTCTAAAGCCAAGGAGCAGTTCAATGGCATATTTGTTCCCAACAGTAGCCTTGTGCACATGTGCTCCGCAGGATGCGCAG CATTCGTTACAAACACAATGATGAATCCGATCTGGATGGTGAAGACGCGGATGCAGCTGGAGCGGAG GGTGCGAGATTCCAAGCAGATGAACGGGCTGCAGTGTGCCCGCTACGTGTACCAGACCGAGGGCATCAGGGGCTTCTACCGGGGGCTCACCGCCTCGTACGCCGGCATCTCCGAGACCATTATCTGCTTTGTCATCTATGAATGGTTAAAGAAACATCTGGAGGAGCTGCACCTATCAGCGGGCAATGCCGGCACCGGAGAGAAGACCTCGGCCAACTTCTTGGGGTTAATGTTTGCTGCTGCGTTCTCCAAGGGATGTGCCTCCTGCATCGCGTACCCGCACG AGGTCATCCGCACAAGACTTCGTGAAGAAGGGAGCAAGTACAGGACATTCTGCCAGACGGCGCGGCTGGTGGCGCGGGAGGAGGGCTACGCAGCCTTTTACAGAGGACTTTTAGCTCAACTTTTCCGGCAAATTCCCAACACGGCCATTGTCCTTTCTACTTATGAACTTCTAGTTTATTTTCTCCGTGATAAACCCAAGTAA